One window from the genome of Diabrotica virgifera virgifera chromosome 6, PGI_DIABVI_V3a encodes:
- the LOC114339448 gene encoding protein rtoA-like, whose product MKTSLIVLLLAVSQSYSQGPYNYQRPSNPFDHSSSHSNPFSRFNNGPGFHPSTSVSVVPALSYPVNSLLDQGYNYPRPNGGFDSNLGSPSSNSPNFNSGGNGGYNYQSPNPGFLLPSATRNVNFNSGFNDGPSSGSHHSGSFLSSSSNGVNSGLNGGYNYPIPNSGSHNSGSLLPSGSQNSGSFLNNIPSINYGSPSLSGSLFPSASSNLNSGSPFNNVPSSNYGSPNLFSGDSRPSPSFSNNNGLFPGDSHSSPSFGPVPEQKHVYVYVAPPEPEAESKQLHIPAAPVNHKIIFIKAPSQSASRTHVVPLGADQEKTLVYVLVKKPEDPEVHLRTPAPTLASKPEVYFIRYKTEKDGTGAPSNGLPSVEDNRRGANNGGFDPSSSGSSPNGVSPVYGPSR is encoded by the coding sequence gTGCTGTTATTGGCGGTATCACAATCGTACTCTCAGGGCCCCTACAACTACCAAAGACCATCCAACCCTTTTGACCACAGTTCATCGCATTCGAATCCTTTCTCTAGGTTTAATAATGGTCCAGGCTTTCACCCTTCTACTTCAGTATCAGTAGTACCAGCGTTAAGTTATCCTGTAAATTCATTATTAGATCAGGGATACAACTATCCACGCCCAAATGGTGGTTTTGACTCCAATTTAGGTTCACCGTCGTCGAATTCACCTAATTTCAATTCAGGAGGTAACGGTGGTTACAACTATCAATCTCCAAATCCCGGATTCCTTCTACCATCTGCTACAAGAAATGTAAACTTCAATTCAGGATTTAACGATGGACCCAGTTCTGGGTCACACCATTCTGGTTCATTTTTATCTTCTTCGTCAAATGGCGTTAATTCAGGATTGAATGGTGGATACAATTATCCTATCCCAAATAGCGGATCGCACAATTCTGGTTCCCTATTACCATCAGGTTCTCAAAACTCTGGATCTTTCTTAAATAATATTCCAAGTATCAACTACGGCAGCCCTAGTCTTTCTGGATCTCTCTTCCCTTCAGCTTCATCTAACTTAAACTCTGGGTCACCCTTCAATAATGTACCGAGCTCTAATTACGGTAGTCCCAACCTCTTCTCAGGTGACTCACGCCCATCACCATCGTTTAGCAATAACAATGGTCTATTTCCTGGTGACTCACACTCTTCACCATCATTTGGACCCGTACCAGAGCAAAAACATGTGTATGTATACGTTGCTCCTCCAGAGCCAGAAGCAGAATCCAAACAACTTCATATTCCTGCTGCACCAGTAAACCACAAAATCATCTTCATCAAGGCTCCGTCTCAGTCAGCATCTAGGACACATGTCGTGCCATTGGGTGCCGATCAAGAGAAGACATTGGTTTACGTATTGGTGAAGAAGCCGGAAGATCCTGAAGTCCATTTGAGAACGCCTGCTCCTACTCTAGCATCCAAACCAGAGGTTTACTTCATCAGATACAAGACCGAAAAGGATGGAACTGGAGCGCCTAGCAACGGGTTGCCTTCTGTAGAAGATAACAGAAGGGGGGCAAACAATGGAGGTTTTGATCCTAGCAGCAGTGGTTCTAGTCCAAACGGCGTATCGCCTGTATATGGTCCATCACGTTAG